The following proteins come from a genomic window of Chlamydiales bacterium:
- a CDS encoding ATP-dependent Clp protease proteolytic subunit produces MVKEEKEEFNSLNDKIDHVILQSRRIFFSEQVDNNSARDAIRKLWYLELTNPGQPITFIINSPGGSIDAGFAIWDQVKMLTSPIITLVTGLAASMGSILSLCGRPGKRYATPNARIMIHQPSISGPITGQATDLSIHAETIMKMKNHLINLYVEHTGKTKKEIEEALNRDKWLSASEALEFGLISKIVSSFTEVK; encoded by the coding sequence ATGGTTAAAGAAGAAAAAGAAGAATTCAATTCACTCAATGATAAAATTGATCATGTCATTTTACAATCACGTCGTATTTTCTTTTCGGAACAGGTGGATAATAATAGTGCAAGGGATGCTATTCGTAAGCTCTGGTATCTAGAATTAACAAATCCCGGGCAACCAATTACTTTTATAATTAATAGTCCAGGTGGATCGATTGATGCGGGTTTTGCTATTTGGGATCAAGTGAAAATGCTCACTTCTCCAATCATTACACTAGTCACTGGATTAGCTGCGTCCATGGGATCTATCTTAAGTTTATGTGGGAGACCCGGAAAACGTTATGCGACTCCAAATGCACGTATCATGATTCATCAACCTTCAATCTCTGGTCCAATTACAGGACAAGCAACTGATTTAAGCATTCATGCTGAAACGATTATGAAAATGAAAAATCATTTAATAAACCTCTATGTAGAGCATACAGGAAAAACAAAAAAAGAGATTGAAGAAGCTTTAAATCGTGATAAATGGCTCTCTGCTAGTGAAGCCTTAGAATTTGGTCTCATTAGTAAAATTGTCTCCTCTTTTACAGAGGTAAAATGA
- the dapF gene encoding diaminopimelate epimerase, protein MKYTLYSGAGNTFVLLDHPVSSHEAILLCQACNVDGAIFGEERFRMRIFNRDGSEAEMCGNGLRCFIKFLSEKNIYQKSYTINTKGGIYKGWLRGNLVSVQFPFPQNMIWDLKIASHTIHCLNTGVPHVVIFMDSIDRVNIQEIVSLICSQPIFCEGVNVNLVEPKTLRIRTYERGIDGETLACGTGAVAAALAAAKLFSLTSPLKIKVQSGEILKVSFTNDWRQIILEGSAIKFGSGTFSLKPRFTLKQKSPILLLR, encoded by the coding sequence ATGAAATATACTCTTTATTCAGGAGCAGGAAATACCTTTGTCCTACTTGATCATCCAGTCTCTTCCCATGAGGCTATTTTGCTCTGCCAAGCTTGCAATGTCGATGGAGCCATTTTTGGTGAAGAAAGATTTCGAATGAGAATCTTTAATCGAGATGGAAGCGAAGCTGAAATGTGCGGAAATGGATTAAGATGTTTCATCAAATTCCTAAGTGAAAAAAATATCTATCAAAAAAGTTATACAATTAACACAAAAGGGGGAATCTATAAAGGATGGTTGAGGGGAAACCTGGTCTCTGTTCAATTTCCTTTTCCTCAAAATATGATCTGGGATTTAAAAATTGCTTCTCACACAATTCATTGTCTTAATACTGGTGTTCCTCATGTTGTGATATTTATGGATTCCATTGATAGAGTGAATATCCAAGAAATTGTCTCCTTGATTTGTTCTCAACCTATTTTTTGTGAAGGAGTCAATGTCAACCTAGTAGAACCAAAAACTCTGCGTATCCGTACATACGAAAGAGGCATAGATGGAGAAACTTTAGCCTGTGGGACAGGTGCAGTCGCTGCAGCTCTTGCTGCTGCAAAACTCTTTTCTCTTACCTCTCCTCTAAAAATCAAAGTACAATCAGGAGAAATTTTAAAAGTCTCTTTCACAAATGATTGGCGTCAGATTATTCTAGAAGGCTCTGCGATAAAATTTGGTTCTGGTACCTTTAGTTTAAAACCAAGGTTCACGTTAAAACAAAAATCCCCTATACTTCTTTTAAGATGA